The Kaustia mangrovi genome has a segment encoding these proteins:
- a CDS encoding metal ABC transporter substrate-binding protein encodes MFSRARRTFIAGFVAVAGLGLMAGPSLAGDSFKAVTTFTVIADMARNVAGDAAIVESITKPGAEIHNYQPTPGDILKAQDAQLIFWNGLNLELWFEKFFHNLRDVPGVVVSDGVEPMSIVDGPYSGKPNPHAWMSPDTALIYVDNIRDAFVEHDPDNAEIYRANAEAYKKRIADTIAPIRAELDAIPQEKRWLVTSEGAFSYLARDFGLKEVFLWPINADQQGTPQQVRKVIDKMREENIPVIFSESTVSSKPAEQVARETGARYGGVLYVDSLSEPDGPVPTYLDLLRVTSDTIAKGLSG; translated from the coding sequence ATGTTCAGCCGCGCCAGACGTACATTCATCGCAGGTTTCGTCGCAGTCGCAGGGCTCGGCCTCATGGCCGGGCCGTCGCTTGCCGGGGACAGCTTCAAGGCCGTGACGACCTTCACCGTCATCGCGGATATGGCGCGCAACGTGGCGGGCGACGCGGCCATCGTGGAGTCGATCACGAAGCCGGGCGCGGAGATCCACAATTACCAGCCCACACCGGGCGATATCCTGAAGGCCCAGGACGCCCAGCTCATCTTCTGGAACGGGCTCAACCTGGAGCTCTGGTTCGAGAAGTTCTTCCACAATCTGAGGGATGTTCCCGGCGTGGTCGTCTCCGACGGCGTGGAGCCGATGAGCATCGTCGACGGGCCCTATTCGGGCAAGCCCAACCCCCATGCCTGGATGTCGCCCGACACCGCCCTGATCTATGTCGACAACATCCGCGACGCCTTCGTGGAGCACGACCCCGACAATGCGGAGATCTACAGGGCGAATGCGGAGGCCTACAAGAAGAGGATCGCCGACACCATCGCCCCGATCAGGGCGGAACTCGACGCCATCCCCCAGGAGAAGCGCTGGCTTGTCACCAGCGAGGGGGCCTTCAGCTATCTCGCGCGCGACTTCGGCCTGAAGGAGGTGTTCCTCTGGCCGATCAACGCCGACCAGCAGGGTACGCCGCAGCAGGTCCGCAAGGTCATCGACAAGATGCGCGAGGAGAATATTCCCGTTATCTTCAGCGAGAGCACCGTCTCGTCGAAGCCTGCCGAGCAGGTCGCCCGCGAGACCGGAGCGCGTTATGGCGGCGTACTTTATGTCGACTCCCTGAGCGAGCCCGACGGGCCCGTGCCCACCTATCTCGATCTCCTGCGGGTGACCTCCGACACCATTGCGAAAGGCCTGTCCGGATGA
- a CDS encoding metal ABC transporter permease: MSVLLEPFSYGYMVNAMWVSALVGGVCAFLSAYLMLKGWSLIGDALSHSIVPGVAGAYMLGLPFSIGAFFSGALAAGAMLFLNQRTKLKEDAIIGLIFTSFFGLGLFMVSLSPTSVNIQTIVLGNILAITPADTLQLAIIGFVSLAVLLVKWKDLMVAFFDESHARSVGINVPALKVVFFTLLSACTVAALQTVGAFLVIAMVVTPGATAYLLTDRFPRLIAIAVAIGTLTSLVGAYVSYFLDGATGGIIVISQAVVFLVAFFLAPTHGMLAARRRAAAALEAGK, from the coding sequence ATGAGCGTCCTGCTGGAGCCCTTCTCATACGGCTATATGGTCAATGCCATGTGGGTCAGCGCGCTTGTCGGCGGGGTCTGCGCGTTCCTTTCCGCCTATCTGATGCTGAAGGGCTGGTCGCTGATCGGCGACGCGCTCTCCCACTCCATCGTACCGGGGGTTGCCGGCGCCTACATGCTGGGGCTGCCCTTCTCCATCGGCGCCTTCTTCTCCGGCGCGCTGGCGGCGGGTGCCATGCTGTTCCTCAACCAGCGCACCAAGCTCAAGGAGGACGCGATCATCGGCCTGATCTTCACCTCCTTCTTCGGGCTCGGCCTGTTCATGGTGTCGCTCTCGCCCACTTCGGTGAACATCCAGACCATCGTGCTCGGCAACATCCTCGCCATCACGCCCGCCGACACGCTGCAGCTCGCCATTATCGGCTTCGTGTCGCTCGCCGTCCTGCTCGTGAAATGGAAGGACCTGATGGTCGCTTTCTTCGACGAGTCCCATGCCCGCTCGGTGGGGATCAATGTCCCGGCGCTGAAGGTCGTCTTCTTCACGCTGCTGAGCGCCTGCACGGTGGCGGCCCTCCAGACGGTCGGCGCCTTCCTCGTCATCGCCATGGTCGTCACGCCCGGCGCCACCGCCTACCTCCTGACCGACCGCTTCCCGAGGCTGATCGCCATCGCCGTGGCCATCGGCACGCTGACGAGCCTCGTCGGCGCCTATGTCAGCTACTTCCTCGACGGTGCGACGGGCGGGATCATCGTGATCTCGCAGGCCGTCGTCTTCCTCGTCGCCTTCTTCCTCGCGCCGACCCATGGCATGCTGGCTGCGCGGCGCCGGGCGGCGGCAGCGCTGGAGGCCGGCAAATGA
- a CDS encoding manganese/iron ABC transporter ATP-binding protein — MNLHRTPSALADGTSDADGDGSGLDVRNVTVTYRNGHTALRDATFTTPRGTITALVGVNGSGKSTLYKAIMGFVRVARGTISVLGQSVDQALRKNLIAYVPQAEEVDWNFPVLVEDVVMMGRYGHMNMLRIPTARDREAVSAALERVGMADYRNRQIGELSGGQKKRVFLARALAQDGQVILLDEPFTGVDVKTEDAIIALLKGLREEGRVMLVSTHNLGSVPEFCDRTVLVKNTVLAYGPTGEVFTQANLEKAFGGVLRHFVFPEAEAGRERPVSVITDDERPFVVYGGQEGTDGQDDADGPARKARRGEARR; from the coding sequence ATGAACCTCCATCGCACTCCCTCAGCCCTTGCCGACGGGACCTCGGATGCCGATGGCGACGGCTCCGGCCTCGATGTCCGCAACGTCACCGTCACCTACCGCAACGGGCATACCGCGCTCAGGGATGCGACCTTCACCACGCCGAGGGGCACGATCACCGCGCTCGTCGGCGTGAACGGCAGCGGCAAGTCCACGCTCTACAAGGCGATCATGGGTTTCGTCCGCGTCGCCAGGGGAACGATCTCGGTGCTCGGCCAGTCGGTCGACCAGGCGCTCCGGAAGAACCTCATCGCCTATGTGCCCCAGGCGGAGGAGGTCGACTGGAACTTCCCGGTGCTCGTGGAGGATGTCGTCATGATGGGCCGCTACGGCCACATGAACATGCTGCGCATCCCCACGGCGCGCGACCGCGAGGCGGTGTCGGCGGCGCTGGAGCGCGTCGGCATGGCCGACTATCGCAATCGCCAGATCGGCGAGCTCTCCGGCGGTCAGAAGAAGCGCGTCTTCCTCGCCCGCGCGCTGGCCCAGGACGGGCAGGTGATCCTGCTCGACGAGCCCTTCACCGGCGTGGACGTGAAGACGGAGGACGCGATCATCGCGCTCCTCAAGGGCCTGCGCGAGGAGGGCAGGGTGATGCTCGTCTCCACGCACAATCTGGGTAGTGTGCCGGAATTCTGCGACCGCACGGTGCTGGTGAAGAACACGGTGCTCGCCTACGGGCCGACCGGGGAGGTCTTCACGCAGGCCAATCTGGAGAAGGCCTTCGGCGGCGTGCTGCGCCATTTCGTCTTCCCCGAGGCGGAGGCCGGCCGGGAGCGTCCCGTCAGCGTCATCACCGACGACGAGCGCCCCTTCGTCGTCTATGGCGGGCAGGAGGGGACGGACGGGCAGGACGACGCGGACGGGCCTGCGCGCAAGGCGCGGCGCGGGGAGGCTCGCCGATGA
- a CDS encoding metal ABC transporter permease, translating into MTFSLDTALMPFQFEFMVNALVISVLVAIPAALLSAFLVLKGWSLMGDAISHAVLPGVVVAYIAGIPIAVGAFVAGMVCALATGFLKENSRIKQDTVMGVVFSSMFGLGIVLYTKIQSDVHLDHILFGDMLGVNWGDIAETGIIALVAGGTIALKWRDFLLHAFDPAQAKAVGLPVRLLHYGLLAILSLTIVGALKAVGIILAIALLIGPGAIAFLLARSFAAMLVLSVAIAVAASFLGVYMSFFIDSAPAPTIVLLMTAGFIAAFLVSARRTARLEAGGG; encoded by the coding sequence ATGACGTTCTCCCTCGACACCGCGCTCATGCCGTTCCAGTTCGAATTCATGGTGAATGCGCTCGTCATCTCCGTGCTGGTCGCGATCCCCGCCGCCCTGCTCTCCGCCTTCCTGGTGCTCAAGGGCTGGTCGCTCATGGGCGACGCCATCTCGCACGCGGTGCTGCCGGGCGTCGTCGTCGCCTATATTGCGGGGATCCCGATTGCCGTCGGCGCCTTCGTCGCCGGCATGGTGTGCGCGCTGGCGACGGGCTTCCTGAAGGAGAACAGCCGCATCAAGCAGGACACGGTGATGGGGGTCGTCTTCTCCTCCATGTTCGGTCTCGGCATCGTGCTCTACACCAAGATCCAGTCGGACGTGCATCTCGACCATATCCTGTTCGGCGACATGCTCGGCGTGAACTGGGGCGACATCGCCGAGACGGGCATCATCGCGCTGGTCGCGGGCGGAACCATCGCGCTCAAATGGCGCGACTTCCTGCTGCACGCCTTCGATCCGGCGCAGGCGAAGGCCGTCGGGCTGCCCGTCCGGCTGCTCCATTACGGCCTCCTGGCGATCCTGTCGCTCACCATTGTCGGCGCGCTCAAGGCGGTCGGCATCATCCTCGCCATCGCGCTGCTCATCGGGCCGGGCGCCATCGCCTTCCTGCTCGCGAGAAGCTTCGCCGCCATGCTCGTCCTGTCAGTCGCCATCGCGGTCGCGGCGTCGTTCCTCGGCGTCTATATGAGCTTCTTCATCGACAGCGCGCCGGCGCCGACCATCGTGCTCCTGATGACGGCGGGCTTCATCGCCGCATTCCTCGTCTCCGCGCGCCGTACTGCCAGGCTCGAGGCCGGCGGCGGCTGA
- a CDS encoding xanthine dehydrogenase family protein molybdopterin-binding subunit, whose product MATHISRRHFLKAGMATGVAVNVTFLPPETEARLVETPPRPGPDWLDEAGQPRYRLDAIAKVTGEKTFSRDYRARNLEGWPKEQSHAFLIHATKADRTFEGIDLSMLGEDLKPDRLVLHEDLVADGITVPHPDFFGDVFLVPKGETPRLLGQPVALLIYRDFARFDAAKRRVRFDDTVVRYGERTAYNTPANYGASRYVRIGGDTPDAPDRYSPLKEKVVYGKFSGNDVEWPSPDESAAMAAAAEIEEEIAGAGDDALVLNQTYFSQSIDASAMEADNGNVWYDETSGALHLMMATQSPYEIAQVSAELVQASQFRLSAVDLKVGYTVGYGTKDHNIFPFFCVVAALYGEGRPVRLANDRYEQFQTGLKRHAFWMDNTLVVDRETGKFRAMTGHFKCDGGGRANFSFPVSSVGATATQSIYYLPKSDFSAAALASRAVEAGSTRGYGTLQSMSATEMMVDEAAELIGMDPIDLRLANVFKSGMKNTQGAIPGGALRNEEILHKAKAHPLWADRHKKKAEYEAAHPGKRYGVGYGHVQKDYGTGAEAAAASLEVTPDGHISFAHVAHEMGPGVTTSQAIMVGDILGRVPDETAFGVVDWPQMPLQTTDEPYTMSQEEEDKRKQNARWTPRFTSPMSATNSVYYLGHATREAARTLLDVMVWPAARSLWSRGIGGGAMAPYDVRRDELRLERGMVNAGGLPPLTFEQVAAEAHRLGLVTGVTVHTFNRWQWADAEFDVPGTGYLYGAIDALAVKYGDGAPADRKALMTTGGWHFVERVSVFYPPVQRNNAAVTYYAPVATLAEIAVDMGSGKVELLTHHSIMECGRQVVPDLVSGQLQGGLAMGIGHALHEYLPLYEDGPGDGTWNWNRYTLPRARDVAVWTQTAEVLEPLSDSDAPKGIAEVVMIAVVPAIANAVAHATGKRFHALPITPEKILEALS is encoded by the coding sequence ATGGCTACTCACATTAGCCGGAGGCATTTTCTCAAGGCCGGCATGGCGACCGGCGTTGCGGTCAATGTCACTTTTCTCCCGCCGGAAACCGAGGCACGGCTGGTCGAGACGCCGCCGCGGCCCGGGCCCGACTGGCTCGACGAGGCCGGCCAGCCGCGCTACCGGCTCGACGCCATCGCCAAGGTGACCGGCGAGAAGACCTTCTCTCGCGACTACCGCGCCCGGAACCTCGAGGGCTGGCCGAAGGAGCAGTCGCACGCCTTCCTGATCCACGCGACGAAGGCCGACCGGACCTTCGAGGGTATCGACCTCTCCATGCTCGGCGAGGATCTCAAGCCGGACCGTCTCGTCCTGCACGAGGACCTTGTTGCCGACGGCATAACCGTGCCGCATCCCGATTTCTTCGGCGACGTCTTCCTGGTGCCGAAGGGCGAGACCCCAAGGCTGCTCGGCCAGCCGGTGGCGCTGCTCATCTATCGCGACTTCGCCCGCTTCGACGCCGCCAAGCGGCGTGTGCGGTTCGACGACACGGTGGTGCGCTACGGCGAGAGGACCGCCTACAACACGCCCGCCAATTACGGCGCCTCGCGCTATGTGCGTATCGGCGGCGACACGCCCGACGCGCCCGACCGCTACTCCCCGCTCAAGGAGAAGGTGGTCTACGGCAAGTTCTCCGGCAACGACGTCGAATGGCCATCGCCCGACGAGAGCGCAGCCATGGCGGCGGCCGCCGAAATCGAGGAGGAAATCGCCGGGGCCGGCGATGACGCTCTGGTCCTCAATCAGACCTATTTCTCCCAATCCATCGACGCCTCCGCCATGGAGGCCGACAACGGCAATGTCTGGTACGACGAGACCTCCGGCGCGCTGCATCTGATGATGGCCACCCAGTCGCCATACGAGATCGCGCAGGTCTCCGCCGAACTCGTCCAGGCCTCTCAATTCCGGTTGAGCGCGGTCGACCTCAAGGTCGGCTACACGGTGGGTTACGGGACGAAGGACCACAACATCTTCCCGTTCTTCTGCGTCGTCGCGGCGCTTTATGGCGAGGGCCGGCCGGTAAGGCTCGCAAACGACCGCTACGAGCAGTTCCAGACCGGCCTCAAACGCCACGCCTTCTGGATGGACAACACCCTCGTGGTCGACCGCGAAACCGGCAAGTTCCGCGCCATGACCGGGCACTTCAAATGCGACGGCGGGGGCCGGGCCAACTTCTCCTTCCCCGTCTCCTCCGTCGGCGCGACGGCGACGCAGTCGATCTACTACCTGCCGAAGAGCGATTTCTCCGCCGCGGCACTCGCCTCGCGCGCGGTGGAGGCGGGCTCGACGCGCGGATACGGCACGCTCCAGTCCATGTCGGCGACGGAGATGATGGTCGACGAGGCCGCCGAGCTGATCGGCATGGACCCCATCGATCTCAGGCTCGCCAATGTCTTCAAGTCGGGCATGAAGAACACGCAGGGCGCGATCCCCGGCGGCGCCTTGCGCAACGAGGAGATCCTTCACAAGGCGAAGGCCCATCCGCTCTGGGCCGACCGCCACAAGAAGAAGGCGGAATACGAGGCCGCCCATCCCGGCAAGCGCTACGGTGTCGGTTACGGCCATGTGCAGAAGGACTACGGCACCGGCGCGGAGGCCGCCGCCGCCTCGCTGGAGGTGACGCCCGACGGGCATATCTCGTTTGCCCATGTCGCCCACGAGATGGGGCCGGGGGTGACCACCTCGCAGGCCATCATGGTCGGCGACATTCTCGGCCGCGTGCCGGACGAGACGGCCTTCGGCGTCGTCGACTGGCCGCAAATGCCGCTCCAGACGACCGACGAGCCCTATACGATGAGCCAGGAGGAGGAGGACAAGCGCAAGCAGAACGCGCGCTGGACGCCGCGCTTCACCTCCCCCATGAGCGCCACCAACAGCGTCTACTATCTCGGCCATGCGACGCGGGAGGCCGCCCGCACCCTCCTCGACGTGATGGTCTGGCCGGCGGCGCGCTCGCTGTGGTCGCGCGGCATCGGCGGCGGCGCCATGGCGCCCTACGACGTGCGCCGCGACGAACTGAGGCTCGAGCGCGGCATGGTGAATGCCGGCGGGCTGCCGCCGCTCACCTTCGAGCAGGTCGCGGCGGAGGCGCACCGGCTGGGCCTCGTCACCGGCGTCACGGTGCACACCTTCAATCGCTGGCAATGGGCGGATGCGGAGTTCGACGTGCCCGGCACCGGCTATCTCTATGGCGCGATCGACGCGCTCGCGGTCAAATACGGCGATGGCGCGCCGGCCGACCGCAAGGCGCTGATGACGACGGGCGGCTGGCATTTCGTCGAGCGCGTCTCCGTCTTCTACCCGCCGGTCCAGCGCAACAATGCCGCCGTCACCTATTACGCGCCGGTCGCCACGCTCGCCGAGATCGCGGTCGACATGGGGTCGGGCAAGGTGGAGCTCCTCACCCACCATTCGATCATGGAATGCGGCCGGCAGGTGGTGCCCGACCTCGTCTCCGGCCAGCTCCAGGGCGGGCTTGCCATGGGCATAGGCCACGCTCTCCATGAATATCTGCCGCTCTATGAGGACGGCCCCGGCGACGGCACCTGGAACTGGAACCGATACACGCTTCCGCGCGCCCGGGACGTCGCGGTGTGGACCCAGACCGCGGAGGTTCTGGAGCCGCTCTCCGATAGCGACGCGCCCAAGGGTATCGCGGAGGTGGTGATGATCGCCGTCGTGCCGGCCATCGCCAATGCCGTCGCGCATGCCACGGGTAAGCGCTTCCACGCGCTGCCGATCACGCCGGAGAAGATCCTGGAGGCGCTCTCATGA